Part of the Salmo salar chromosome ssa10, Ssal_v3.1, whole genome shotgun sequence genome is shown below.
CTGTCTTGTCCGTTATAATTACATGTTTTACTCCCCGTGCCTGCTTCGTCTCAACAGCGTCATTCCGCGTGACAGAAAGGGCACTGACATCgtgtggacaatcagagacttacacCTGGTAACGGAAGAAGTGCCGCCatcagaggagaagagacaccCCATCGGAGACCTTCGACAAGTAATTACACCATTATATTCAGACCCATAAGAGCGGGGCAAGGTGTTAGGGCTAAACTAAGCATAGTTTACAAATGTATCCAAGTGTGCTTTTCTGTCGTGCACTCTCTTTCTAAATtacccattttgggtaacacgtgtCCTATTGTGTTGGCCCACTAGGGACATGTTTCATTGTACTAAGTTCTAAtaaatagcctagactgtgtgtttgtgtatattatattgtcatttagcttgttagtaaataaataatcaactcaattGGTGTTGTACGGTATGATTTAGTGAGactcgggtttgtgcagattcacgtattatgcgacgttcaggatGACTGTAGAAGAAATTAATTAATTAGCGACTGCTGTAAAATCTATATTAATGTATTGAATCCCGTAATTATAAacagttaatcattcgatgaacaGCAGTCGTCGCATTAATCAATACGTTACGACAGAGGGACAGATATTATGGGGTGTTtgtcagttctttaaaatccatcgTCAGCTGTTCtaagctgcccttcataatgtcatttgACCCCACATGAGCCATGAAGGTATCAGCCCCCGGTGACTGACTCGCAGCCTCAGGAAGCAACCTGGCGATATCCTGAACTTTTGCCCCAGGAATACGAAGTCTTTGCCCCAGGTACAGATATATGCCTCACCATTGAACTCCCTATCACAATTGCTGGAATGATCCGGCCTCTGCCATGTCTCGAAGTAGATTGGAGGCCAGAGCCACAGTACTCACCTGAGAAGAGAGGGCTGCTGAGAAGCCGGTTGTGTGCAGGCCACAACAGCCAAAGGGACAGAGCTCTGATCCAGAGAGCAGTGGGGACGCAGTGGTCCAGGCTGTGCCCAGGCAGTTGATTGACAGGGAGAGTTAGCTGGAGGGGCATCCACAGCCAAGGAGGGAACACCCAAGCCCCTGGCAGAAAACATGCTGGTACAGGGGCTCTAAGTGGTTTGAAAGTCTTAAGTCTGGACGCGGGGTAAGAAGGCATGCATCCATTTACACTCATCTGGAGTCGAGACAATGAGCATCCATTTTCTGGTTCAAGCTAGTAGAGGGATGCAGTGGTGGAAATTGATCATAGTCCGGGAAGGTCTCATTATGATCCTCTTGGATGTTTTGATAGGAAGCATTTAAAGAGGGATAATTAAAAAAGAATTAAATGAGCCATTGTAATGTATAAATAAGACAATACTGGTTTATTGAACAGTTGTAACAGCTATGTCATTTGAGAGAACATATTTTGTGCAacattctattttctacatttaaaaaaaaagaattaccttttatttaactaggcaagtcagttaacatattgttattttcaatgacaactcaggaacagtggcttaactgccttgttcaggggcagaacgacagatttttaccttgtcagctcggggactcgATCTTgctagttactagtccaatgctctaaccactaggctacctgccaccccatgtaAATGGTTGATGGATTTTATATGAAAAACACTCATTACAAATGACTTGAAGACGAAGCTACATCTCCGTGCGATTTATTTCTATACTTCCCCTGTTCAGAGGTATAACAGTTGCAGATATAGCGAGGATTTATGTTTTTATAGGTTTTTTTTCTCATAAAGAATACAATGTAATCTTTGAGCCATGAGTGCTTCTTAGATACTGACAAACATAATGTCCAACAATGACAAAATCCAACTTCTGCTAAATTCAGACCACCAACATTATTTTCTCAGAATACAGCTAAATGATTTCTCCCCTGTGAGTCCTCATGTGACCTGTCAGATTGGTGCCAGTCCTGAAACATTTGTCACAAAAACGGCAAtggtatggtttctctcctgtgtggatcctTATGTGTGCTTTCAGATGTTCACTCTGAAAGAAGCCTATGCCACAATCAGGACAGACATATGGTTTCTCGCCTGTATGAGTCCTCATGTGCACTCTAAGATGGGACCCAGTGCTGAATCTTTGGCCACAATCACGACAGTGAtgcggtttctctcctgtgtgagtcctcATGTGCACTGTCAGCTTACTATTCCTTGTAAAACATTTACTGCAAACATTACAAGAAAACTTAGCTGCACTGTGAATTTGAAGGTGATCTTTCATACTTTCTGTGGATCCGAtgcattttccacacacaccacaaGGATGTTCTTTATCCATTGTATGAGTTTGAACATGATTCACTAAAGAACCCATGTAATGAAAAGACATGCCACACACCTTACAATGACAAGGAGCATTATGACTTTGACTGGGTGATTTCAGAATGGAGGACTTTGTGGAATTCCTACCCTTATTGACACGAGAGCTCTGTCTTTTTACTGTCCATGTTTTATTTGATTTTCCTCGCTTAAAACCTGACTGAGGGACTCCACTTTCCATCCCATTGACAATTTCACTGTTTTCTCTCTGAACTGCAGAACAGTCTACTGCAGCGAGAGTATGAGAGTCACTGGTTAGTTCTGATAACATATAATCCTCTTCATATGGTTCGGTATTGATCTGTTTAGTTgaggtgctgggtagagagactCTCTCTCCGTTAACTTCATTTTGACCATGATAAAGATATGAGTGCAGAGTTGGGTTCTCATCACAATCACCTTTCACACAAGCAGGAGTAAATATGGAGTCTTTGGTATCATCTTCTAGCACTTGAAGCTGCTTTTCCCACTGACTGGTTCTgggttcctcctgctcctctttaatCTGTGTGAACTCTGGGTCCTCCTGTCCCAGACTGGGGCTCCACTCCTGCACACACTGCTGATCAGGGTGAACCTCTTCAGACACACGGAAAGTGAGCTGCTGGAGGTCTGAATAAAGTAGAACGCAAACGTTGTCATGAGACTGCAACCATCATACACAATGACAGCAGGTGAGTTTACAGCATGAAATAGAAAACGCTAATGCTGATAAGAATCGTATTTTGTTACATACAAAATACAATTCAAGGTAACTAGACAAACCAACGAATGACCCAAACCTGCTCTGTGCAGCTTTAACTGTGGCTTAAGGGCGATTTCAAGCAGCCTTTGCAGACGGTCGTTTTCATCCTTTGAACGGGAAACTTCTTCCTGGTACTCAGTTATTGTTTTTTCAACTGCCCCGAATATCTCATCAACAGCAACTGCTAATCGCTCGTTGAGAAACACCCTCAACAACTGTATTTTAGACATGTTTAGATAATGCTAGTTACCTTTGTGTCTTGACCGCCGTAAAGCAGGCAAGAATAAGTACTTCCGGGTCATGGATTTTTGGAATCTTTCAGAATAAGAGACCTGTCCTGTATACTTTGTAAATTAATAATTAGGGAGAAAATGATGGTAAATGTGCACAATTATCAATATACGTTATACTATTTATCATACAAAGAATAATTAAGTCACAATCACTTATTGCACCTTACATTATTGCCTGTACATTGTGTCACAGTAAATGATCGGTCCATTCTACTCAGAAAAACTTAGTTTCCTAATCCAGAGTTTACAACTATTTTGCAGCCATTAAAGAGGGGCCAATATACATTTTTCACAATGTAGCAACACGCACTTCCGCTTTACTTCCTACCCGATACATAGCTTCATGTTCCGATCGCGTCCTGTCAGCCTGGTTTTAGCCATACTTGCATCGAAGTCGCTCGTTTTATCATTATCACAGTATATTAATATAATCATATTTCTGGagcgttttttttaaatatgtctTGTTGAAATTTCTGtgttcagtttttttgttgtctcttagctagctagctattaacaCGCTAACTAGTAAGGTGGCTAGCAATTAGCCAACGCACCCCTCCCTTACCAACCATGGCACTGTTTTACTCAAGCCGCTTGCAAGAGCTGGGAAAAGGATGTAGTAAAGTACCGACTTCAACTATGAAGGTCAGTATTGCCAAGTCGCCTATCAGACCAGACAAGGACGTTTACGCAAAGCTGTAACGTAGTTTAAGACATGCcttttacagtagctagctaacattgattgCTCATTATTTTTTATTCCAAACCGTTTCAAACtgggacatttacatttacatttaagtcatttagcagacgctcttatccagagcgacttacaaattggtgcattcaccttatgggACAAAGTGACAGAGGTCAGCATAAGGGCTTGCTGCTGCAGGTCCATGAGGAAAAATGAGAAACCACACAGTTTGAGTGTAGGGTGAAAAGTCAGCTGTTTGTGACACACGACATGCTGGTTACACTGTCAGAGATTAAGCCTAGTTTTAGACTGAGAAGTTCCTGTCAGTGGAGATCTGCATTGACAGGAACTAGGCTTAACCCATGTCTATGAAACCGTTCTTAGTGTAGTAATTGTTGAGTTGTCTTCCTTGCTGTTTATGTAAGCTCTTATGTAAACTCTTATGTTGGATGCATTAGATTACATTTAAACAAGGGCATATACACTTAATAGAAAAGTTTAAACCTGTATTGCTGTAATGAATTTAGTGGCACATGTTGAGTGATTTTATAGTCTAATCATTTAATTTTTATATCCCCACGTAGGTTGTACCGAAGCCCTCTGAGCCAGTAACAATGACACATCACTGTTCATGTGTTGCTGGCATTGCATTATGCAACCACACAATTGCATTACTATTCCAAGATGGGAACACCAGTCGTGTGCACAGAGGCCGAGCAGCAGTGGCATAAGCCAAGGACTATGGTATGTTTTAATAGCTGTACCACATATCAACATCATGGTTATAATCACATCATAATGCTAATAAATTATTTAATGAAAACTTAAATCGTCTCTTGATTAGATTTAGAATGGTGCCCTTGTACTGTCTTTTTACAGGTTCTGCCCATAGGCAAAATGTCAATCATCAAGGCCACCAAAAAGCGCATGGCAGGAGGAGGGATTAGGTGAGTATTCCCTAATAGGCAGTGTAGTAGCTGGTCATATCCTATTACACTTTGACTATATACAATTATTTAATTTCAGGTGGTTTTAAGTACATTGTTTAGATTGGCTAACCACAGCAGCTGCTTTGCAGAAGTACACTCTACAGCGCCCTTCTTGGAACGCTCCCTGACCTCTCAGTTCTCCAGATAGAAGAGGCATACAAGAACTTTGACCCTCTATCCAAGCCATTGATCTGCAACATGGGGATGTCTACTGAAAAGCTTTGTCGACTTCCACTTTGGAAAGGTACAGGTGGGGAGCCTCCTGTCTTACCAGCAGCCTCCAATCACAACGTGACCATAAGGAAACACCACCATTTCCTTCACTGCCCCTGGATGGCTACAGACTGGAGAGCAACTTTCAAGGCTGCACATTTGTGCTTAGTGAAGAAGACCAACTTCACATAGTCTCTTCAGGTGAGAGAATACATAGACCCAGTGGTGTTCTCACTAATTAGAGAGAAGGGTGACTGGTACTACTTATGTGTACATGCAAAAGTTGTTATGCAGGAAATACTAAATAACAAGGGACAGGCTCCTCTATCTCTCAATTAATGAAAGGGAAACAAACCAACATCTGTCTGTGCAATTAAttaataaatcatttaaaattcagtTGCATTTCTGTTCTCTTGTCAATGTTAATAAAAACTCTAACATTTTGTTTGGAGTATAAGTAGAAGTGTTTATTATCAATACATGGCCTACAGGGTTTTAGACAATGTGGATGGTCACAGCAAAAAAAAAAGGAAAGATGCATTGCGGTAGTAGCTCATTGCTCCTTGGCCCATGCCTTCACAAGAGGCCCACACTGGTAGTTTTGTGAGAAGGCAAGCCACAGCCCAGATGCAGTTGATGCTTCCCATCAGTGACATGAGGATCTCTTGGACATGGTAATATTCCACTGGAATAATAAATGTACTGCTCCCTTTTTCAGACGTCGAAGCCAACTAGGAGGTTCAATGAAATCATCTTAATTTCCTAACTTTCAATAAAAATGCTGCACCAACTAATAATGTGACGTCATTAGCACTAATGTTAACTAGGTACTGGTAGCTAACGTTTGCTGGCTAAAGAGACAAAAAAAGACAACACAATCGAATTACAAAAATCACTAACTGAACGGATAAACAGCATTTAAGAAGAATGATAAAAAAAAACGCTATAGAAATATGATTAATATACTGAGGTAATGATAAAACGAGCGACTTCGTGGCTAGTATGGCTACAATCAGGCTGACCGGATGCAATCGGAACAGGAAGCTAGCTATCGGGTAGGAAGTTGAGCAGAAGTGGGCATTGCTACTTTGTGCAAAAGGTCTCAGTAttgggtattttattaggatcctcattagcttttgtgaaagcagcagctcctcttcctgCAGTCCACACAAAATATTAAACAttgcataatacagaacatttatAGACAAGAtcagctcaaggacagaaatacatacagtacatttaaaacatcacacagcctacatatcagtacatGCATACAAAATATCTAGGTCAATTAGGggagaggtgtggtgaggtgttgCTTAATCTGTTTTCTGAAACCAGGTTcacaggtttgctgttcaccaTCAATCtgagatgggagttccatgcaattatagctctatttaatactgtatgttttcttgactttattctggatttggggactgagAAAAGACGTCTGGTggagtaattgtgtgtgtgtgtgtgtgtgtcagagctgtgtaaaTTGACTATGTAAAAAAAAGGCATATTCAACAAATTAATGTTTCTTAGAAaaataagtgatgcagtcagtctctcctctacttttaGCCAAGAGACTGGCATAATGATATCAGCCCTCGGATTAcagtgaagagcaagacgtgccactctgttctCGACCAGCTGCAGTTTTTCTAGGTCCTTCTTTGAAGGTGCCATATGAATGGGCATTCATCAATATTAgacaactagagcctgcaggacttcctttgtggagtgtggtgtgacctcgcccatctttacaaccattgactctgttttgaccgtgacagtttacaatccaagcTAACtctaagtaatttagtctcctcgacttgctcaacagccacattattcattaacagattcagctgaggtctgaaatttagggaatgatttgtaccaaataaaatgctcttagttttagagatgttcaggactagtttattactggccaccaatTCTAAAACTGACTACTCTTTGTTTAGGGTTCCAGTGATTTCACAAGCTCTGGTTGCTGACACACAtagggttgaatcatcagcatacagagacacacaggctttgtttaatgccagtggcaggtcaaaAATATAAAAGAGTAGAGGTGCAAGAGAGCTGCCTTGTGTTACACCACATATTACATGGCTAACAtttgagaagcttccattaaagaaaactctGTTCTATTAGATGGCCATATCGTAGATTCCAAgctgaggttgaaaagccataacacgttttttcaacaacaggttatggtcaatcaTATCATAGGCtccactgaaatctaacagtacagctcccacaatcttcttattaacaatttatttcaaccaatcatcagtcatttatgtcagtgcagtacatgttgaatgctgttacatttctctaaaataggctttaggctacatgtgcaccaccaagtcagaacagaagGCTAAGTTATGTGGGCTACTAactgcttactacacaacatacactcagtattactttcttagctacagtatacatatcagTATacatccctggcatattacatcatttatgcagtagcatacaatacattatttgacTCACCTTGttatgctgtgctcacttgaacaggaaggtggcacggtgGCCATTGTGGGGAATTTTCTTTTCATAAAACttcgtcatcaaagtctggcattctctggatatatggtgctttcaagataactgggaattcggggaaaaaaaataaataatcaggTCGAATcacgacttggaattccgagttggatgacctttcagaacttattttcccagtcggagcttgttttttttttttcagagttcccagttgtcttgaactcactgaagtctgagatttcccagttctgaatTTCTAGTTGTTTTTAACGCGGccgaagtcatgctggattgacagcatggccaatgtattcaatcGTTTCTGGCCCgtggtgttgaatgtttatccttttaagcttggaaaagagacccttaaacccagacttggaccacacacccattccactgaatagcaggctagtgattgctttgcatagcttgcagttagccactgattccttccaaaccgctcattgttgaatttgcgatttccaacttgttgtgtaatgtttatggccgaaagagcaccgatacgttttatcgaATTTctcatttatcttcatatgacaaggattggaTGAGCACTTCTAACGTAACTCTATGGCAGTACTGAAGAGGCTTGACTTTTCGAGCTCTCTCCATAGATTTTGTGGTGACGTAGTGTGCCCATGAGTGACAACACTGAGATAAtgacggcgcaactagagaacattgcAAACACCTaagctccgtattttccgctgacTGCCCCACCAACAcaaaaagcactgagctaggctgaaacgcatgtattttggagctgccttactcaagaaagcaaaaaagagaccatgtttgtatgcggctttattaactcgactttattttttttatactttgtttgcaaactgatatgtgacatgtattaatgccaaaataacatgcaaaacaggaaaCCATACATTGTTTTTATATTTAGCTAAACAGGTatggctctgccccacctgccctaaaTGACGGGTTGCCACTGATCATTAGGATATTTTAGCAATCCTCAGTACGTCCCCCAGCCTTCAGATATGAGCTAAACAGTGCAATTGCACTTGAGATGCGTTTCAAGGCTATGGATGAGAAAGGTAACTTATAATTTCTAAACATTTAGGTCAGTTGTATGCTGCTTTGTGATCTATTAACAGCAAGGATTGCATTAAATGGGCTTTTTACCGATGTATTTGGCAATATTCAATTCATACGCACAAAACATATAAACAAAAGCATTCACTGTGAAAGTTGATAGGCTACGTGAAGGCCATCCATATATTGCTTATGCGCAGCACTTAGTTCAATTTATCGAATCAGTTATTGTTTACTTGCGCAAACCGCGAGCAACACCTTTCAAACTCAGAAATTTCTCTCAAAACACAGGGTTGTCGATTCACACAGGACTAGAAATATCAGAGGGTCTTGGAGGTCACCAAAAAACATTAGGTTATTATGGCTGGAATTGTTACCCTCCTGTCATGTAAAAATTACAGACATGGCAGATTCGTATAGGACTAAAATTACAAATGTGGTGTTTTGTGCTCATGCACATAACTACATTACCTGACCTCCGAATAGGGCACAAAAGGGCCTGACCTATAGTATCACATCAATaaaaatcacatcaataaatgggttatcagtggtggaaaaagtacccaattgtcatacttgagtaaatgtaaagatAGAAAATGACAAgtaagtgagtcacccagtaaactaCTTGtaatatttggttttaaatatacttcagtatcaaaagtaaatgtaattgctaaaatatatttaagtataaaaaatgtaaagattcCTTATCAAACCAAATTGCActaatacatgcatacatacaattgaagttggaagtttacatacaccttagccaaatacatttaaactcagtttttcacaattcctgacatttaatcctagtaaaaattgcctgtcttaggtcagttaggatcaccactttattttaagaatgtgaaatgtcagaataatagtagagaatgatttatttcagcttttatttcccacattcccagtgggtcagaagtttacatacactgaattagtatttggtggcattacctttaaattgttgtttaacttgggtcaaacgtttcaggtagccttccacaagcttcccacaataagttgggtgaattttggcccattcctcctgacagagctggtgtaacggagtcaggtttgtaggcctccttgctcacacacactctttcagttctgcccacacattttctataggattgaggtcagggctttgtgaccaagctttaacttcctgactgatgtcttgagatgttgcttcaatatatccacataattttcctccctcatgatgccatctattttgttaagtgcaccagtccctcctgcagcaaagcacccccacagcatgatgcttccacccccgtgcttcacggttgggatggtgttcttcggcttgcaagcctccccctttttcctccaaacataacggtggtcattatggccaaacagttctatttttgtttcatcagaccagaggacatttctccaaaaagtacgatctttgtccccatgtgcagttgcaaaccgtattctgCCGTTTTTAATggtagttttggagcagtggcttcttccttgctaagcggcctttcaggttatgtcgatataggaatcgttttactgtggatatagatacttttgtacctgtttcctccagcatcttcacaaggtcctttgctgctgttctgggattgatttgcacttttcgcaccaaagtacattcatctctaggagacggaacgcgtctccttcctgagcagtatgacggctgcgtggtcccatggtgtttatacttgcgtactattgtttgtacagatgaacgtggtacctacaggcgtttggaaattgctcccaaggatgaaccagacttgtggaggtctaaaattatttttctgaggtcttgactgatttcttttgattttcccatgatgtcaagcaaagaggcactgagtttgaagttaggccttgaaatacatccacaaatgatgtcaattagcctaccagaagcttctaaagccatgacatcattttctggaattttccaagctgtttaaaggcacagtcaacttagtgtatgtaaacttctgacccactggaattgtgatacagtgaataagtgaaataatctgtctgtaaacaattgttggaaaaatgacttgtttcatgcacaaagtagatgccctaaccaacttgccaaaactatagtttgttaacaagaaatttgtggagtggttggaaaatgagttttaatgactccaacctaagtgtatgtaaacttccgacttcttcaagtgtgtgtgtgtttttttttgttttttttacggatagccagggacacactcagacataatttacaaattaagcatttgtgtttagtgagtccgccatatcaaaggcagtagggatgactagggtcgttctcttgataagtttcggatctggtccaagtctgctgggtccaTCATTGTCAGTTGTACTGTCAAGGCTcaagagaagacccagatgcaaagtaacaaaagtttattacaaaaacaggggggcaggcaaacgacaggtcaagagtaggcagaggtcagtaatccagagcagagtccgaaaggtatAGAACGgcagtcagggtcagggcaggcagaggtcagtaatccagggtggtgtgacaaagtacagaacagcagTAAATCATTACTTTTAATACTGTTAACAATATTGTCAATgccatattattatttgtgctatTAAGTTTTCACAATTGTAGGTCTACTAACATTTCCTAATAAAATGCTACTAATTCGACCATTTGTATTATTTTTACTATCTTCATTGCGGGACTTTTTATTTTGAGTTAATGCTGAGCGATAAGTGCTTTTTGAGTTTGGTTTCGGTTTGATATTATTTAGATaaaatatttaagttgttgtgaatattacatttgttttatttgattacttttCTTTCAttcaagtcatcatctcatctctatagatctgctgcctatgctgtctggcaaaatcacaatttttgtagttcttcaaagtaaataaggcatacttttatgactgctgaataccaactattaaATCACTtcaatcatgtattttcaggtagagataccttgcTAAGCAACTGCTCTCTTCCACTGAGGTATAATAAGAATGGCTCTTCTCTTCATCACGGGTTCTTCTGTCTCTTATGTAGCAGGTATAAAAGAaacagaccggacaagtaggcGCAATGGATTATTGTAGTTAATAACCATGTTTTCTTCTCTATACAACTCCATACTactgtcaaggctcaggagaagacccagatgcagacagtttcgaagtaacaaaagtttagtACAAAAACGGGGGGAGGCAAACGACagatcaagggcaggcagaggtcatcaattcagagcagagtccgaaaggtacagaacggcaggcagggtcagggcagataggggtcaataatccagtgtggtgggacaaggtacaggacggcagtcagggtcagggcaggcagaatggtcaaaactagGAAACAGGAACACGGGAAACACGTTGGTAGGgttgacgaaacaaaacgaactggcaacagacagagaacacaggtataaatacactggggaagatgtgcgacacctggaggggggtggagacaagcacaaagacaggtgaaacagatcagggtgtgacccTGTCTTTAAAAGATAATTCGtataaatccaaataacttcacagatcttcaatgtaaagggtttaaacactgtttcccatgcttgttcaatgaaccataaacaattagttaacatgcacctgtggaatggtcgttaagacactaacagcttacagacggtaggcaattaaggtcacagttatgaaaacttaggacactaaagaggcctttctactgatgctgaaaaacaccaaaagaaagatgcccacggtccctgctcatctgcgtgaatgtgccttaggcatgctgcaaggaggcatgagaactgcagatgtggccagggcaataaatggcaatgtccgtactgtgagacagggagaccggacggacagctgattgtgtacgcagtggcagaccacgtaacacctgcacaggatcggtacatccgaaaatcacacctgcgggacaggtacaggatggcaacaacaactgcctgagttacaccaggaacgcacaatcccttcgtcagtgctcagactgtccacgagaggctggactgagggcttgtaggcctgttgtaaggcaggtcctcaccagacatcaccggcaacaacgtcgcctatgggcacaaacccaccgtcgctggaccagacaggactggcaaaatgtgctcttcactgacgagtcgcggttttgtctcaccagaggtgatggtcggattcgcgtttatcgtcgaaggaatgagcgttacaccgtggcctgtactctggagcgggatcaatttggaggtggagggtccgtcagtctggggcggtgtgtcacagcatcatcggactgagcttgttattgcaggcaatcaacgctgtgcgttacagggaagacatccttctccctcatgtggtggctcatcctgacatgaccctccagcatgacaatg
Proteins encoded:
- the LOC123723681 gene encoding zinc finger protein 699 isoform X2; this translates as MTRKYLFLPALRRSRHKDLQQLTFRVSEEVHPDQQCVQEWSPSLGQEDPEFTQIKEEQEEPRTSQWEKQLQVLEDDTKDSIFTPACVKGDCDENPTLHSYLYHGQNEVNGERVSLPSTSTKQINTEPYEEDYMLSELTSDSHTLAAVDCSAVQRENSEIVNGMESGVPQSGFKRGKSNKTWTVKRQSSRVNKGRNSTKSSILKSPSQSHNAPCHCKVCGMSFHYMGSLVNHVQTHTMDKEHPCGVCGKCIGSTESMKDHLQIHSAAKFSCNVCSKCFTRNSKLTVHMRTHTGEKPHHCRDCGQRFSTGSHLRVHMRTHTGEKPYVCPDCGIGFFQSEHLKAHIRIHTGEKPYHCRFCDKCFRTGTNLTGHMRTHRGEII
- the LOC123723681 gene encoding zinc finger protein 699 isoform X1, whose protein sequence is MSKIQLLRVFLNERLAVAVDEIFGAVEKTITEYQEEVSRSKDENDRLQRLLEIALKPQLKLHRADLQQLTFRVSEEVHPDQQCVQEWSPSLGQEDPEFTQIKEEQEEPRTSQWEKQLQVLEDDTKDSIFTPACVKGDCDENPTLHSYLYHGQNEVNGERVSLPSTSTKQINTEPYEEDYMLSELTSDSHTLAAVDCSAVQRENSEIVNGMESGVPQSGFKRGKSNKTWTVKRQSSRVNKGRNSTKSSILKSPSQSHNAPCHCKVCGMSFHYMGSLVNHVQTHTMDKEHPCGVCGKCIGSTESMKDHLQIHSAAKFSCNVCSKCFTRNSKLTVHMRTHTGEKPHHCRDCGQRFSTGSHLRVHMRTHTGEKPYVCPDCGIGFFQSEHLKAHIRIHTGEKPYHCRFCDKCFRTGTNLTGHMRTHRGEII